In one window of Carassius auratus strain Wakin chromosome 28, ASM336829v1, whole genome shotgun sequence DNA:
- the LOC113047477 gene encoding uncharacterized protein LOC113047477, which yields MILKHLRRTKRRTIHFLIRTQENKEQLNAAQKEIARLTKENENLRSQQFCLQRFQCEPKLFYTGFKDYETLKTLYQSLQPKAQSLVRWTQMQRLNKTEKTVTAGFQAQDMGLFDQFFLFLCRMRQGLLSADLAVRFNISKATVSRICITWANYLHFMLGTLPLWPIREAVDELMPPCFKKTFPKTRVVLDCTEIHIQSASSKVLNTMTYSHYKGTTTLKSLIGITPFGTVSFVSNLYTGSISDKEITKESGILKLLEPGDEVMVIKDLLTDIKVSLVTPAFTRPSGQFSKHEITHTQEIARLRIHVERDIRRIKEHHIFDGVLPLSLCGSVNQMWTVCALLTNFQGPLF from the exons ATGATATTGAAACATTTGAGGAGGACGAAGAGGAGAACCATTCATTTTCTGATTAGAACACAGGAGAACA AAGAGCAGCTGAATGCAGCACAGAAGGAGATTGCTCGTCtgacaaaagaaaatgaaaatttgagaAGTCAACAGTTTTGTCTACAAAGATTCCAATGTGAGCCCAAGCTGTTTTACACTGGATTTAAAGACTATGAAACCCTCAAAACACTCTACCAGTCCCTACAACCTAAAGCACAGTCTCTGGTGAGATGGACTCAAATGCAAAGACTTAATAAAACAGAGAAGACTGTAACTGCTGGCTTTCAGGCCCAAGACATGGGTCTCTTTGACCAGTTTTTCTTGTTTCTCTGCCGTATGAGGCAGGGGCTTCTTTCCGCAGATTTAGCAGTAAGGTTTAATATCTCAAAGGCCACAGTCAGCAGGATATGTATAACTTGGGCTAACTACCTGCATTTCATGCTTGGTACACTACCGTTATGGCCAATTAGAGAGGCTGTAGATGAGCTAATGCCACCATGCTTCAAGAAGACCTTTCCAAAAACACGTGTTGTGCTAGATTGTACTGAGATCCATATTCAATCAGCAAGTTCAAAAGTTCTGAACACCATGACGTACTCTCATTACAAGGGAACCACAACTTTGAAATCCCTGATCGGCATCACACCCTTTGGGACAGTTAGCTTTGTAAGCAACCTGTACACAGGCTCCATCTCTGACAAGGAAATCACCAAAGAGTCTGGCATACTCAAACTGCTTGAGCCAGGCGATGAAGTAATGGTAATCAAAGACCTCCTTACTGACATCAAGGTCAGTCTTGTAACCCCAGCCTTCACAAGACCAAGCGGACAATTCAGTAAACATGAAATTACACATACTCAAGAGATTGCCCGCTTGAGGATACATGTGGAGAGGGACATCAGACGCATCAAGGAACATCATATTTTTGATGGTGTCCTACCCCTTTCACTCTGTGGTTCAGTCAACCAGATGTGGACTGTTTGTGCTCTATTGACAAATTTCCAAGGAcctctattttaa
- the LOC113047466 gene encoding zinc finger protein 501-like: MRVHTGEKPFTCNQCRKSFTHQLSLKCHMRVHTGEKPFTCDQCGKSFTHKSNLKCHMRVHTGEKPFTCDQCGKSFTQSSNFKDHMKIHTGEKQHACDQCSKKFLWASLLKKHLKAHAKKQPHSCHLCGKSFLLLQSLKEHQKIHTGVREYMCVECEKTFRSESSLKLHERIHTGEKPYECSHCGMRFSVSSTLKTHDRIHTGEKPYKCSHCDKRFSVSSSLKTHERIHTGEKPYKCSHCDERFSRSSNLRAHERIHTGKKPYKCSHCDEKFSHPSRLKTHERIHTGKKPYKCSHCNKRFSQSSNLKTHERIHTGEKPYKCSHCDEKFRHLAHLKRHERIHTGEKPYKCSHCDKRFNNLLCLKRHERVHTGEKPYKCSHCDKKFSQSSSLKKHERIHAGEKPYKCSHCDKRFSQSSNLKTHERIHTGEKPYKCSHCDKRFGVSSSLKTHERIHTGEKPYKCSHCDERFSRSSNLKTHERIHPGEKAHKRNAHGTCSIKSSVIHSQTKTNHSKALYRRRRI; this comes from the coding sequence atgagagttcatactggagagaaaccattcacttgCAATCAATGCAGGAAGAGCTTCACACATCAActaagtcttaagtgtcacatgagagttcatactggagagaaaccattcacttgcgatcagtgcgggaagagtttcacacataAATCAaatcttaagtgtcacatgagagttcatactggagagaaaccattcacttgcgatcagtgcgggaagagtttcacacaatcatcaaacTTTAAGGatcacatgaaaatccacactggagagaagcagcATGCATGTGATCAATGCAGTAAAAAGTTTTTATGGGCTTCACTTCTGAAGAAACACTTGAAAGCTCATGCAAAGAAGCagccacattcatgtcatttgtgtggtaaGAGTTTTTTGCTTCtacaaagtttgaaagaacatcagaaaatacatactggtgtgagagagtacatgtgcgttgagtgtgaaaagacttttaggTCAGAGAGCAGTTTAAAActgcatgagaggattcacactggagagaaaccttatgagtgttcacactgtggaatgagattcagtgtgtcatcgactctgaaaacacatgataggattcacactggagaaaaaccttacaagtgttcacactgtgacaagagattcagtgtgtcatcgagtctaaaaacacatgagaggatccacactggagagaaaccttacaagtgttcacactgtgacgagAGATTCAGTCGTTCATCAAATCTGAGagcacatgagaggattcacactggaaagaaaccttacaagtgttcacactgtgacgagAAATTCAGTCATCCATCacgtctgaaaacacatgagaggattcacactggaaagaaaccttacaagtgttcacactgtaacaagagattcagtcagtcatcaaatctgaaaacacacgagaggattcacactggagagaaaccttacaagtgttcacactgtgacgagAAATTCCGTCATTTAGCacatctgaaaagacatgagaggattcacactggagagaaaccttataagtgttcacactgtgacaagagattcaacaATTTATTatgtctgaaaagacatgagagggttcacactggagagaaaccttacaagtgttcacactgtgacaagaaatTCAGtcagtcatcaagtctgaaaaaacatgagaggattcacgctggagagaaaccttacaagtgttcacactgtgacaagagatttagtcagtcatcaaatctgaaaacacatgagaggattcacactggagagaaaccttacaagtgttcacactgtgacaagagattcggtGTGTCATcgagtctgaaaacacatgagaggatccacactggagagaaaccttacaagtgttcacactgtgatgagagattcagtcgttcatcaaatctgaaaacCCATGAGAGGATTCACCCAGGAGAGAAAGCACATAAACGCAATGCACATGGGACGTGTTCCATTAAGTCTTCTGTTATACACAGTCAAACAAAAACCAACCACAGTAAGGCCCTGTACAGGCGGAGACGCATTTag